The Deinococcus sp. Leaf326 genomic interval GCGCCGGGTGGGCCACGCGGCTGGGCACCTTCGAGCGGGCGGCGACGGCCCTGTTTCTGGCCCGGATGTTCCGCACGCTGCCTATAGTCCTGCGCGAACGCGTGTCACCCATCCGCGCCCTGCAACTGGCAGGCGCGGACGCGAACACGGCGTTGTATCTGCGCACCTGCCGGGACCTCGCGCGTGAGTACGGGGTCTATCTGTGCTGCGGCTCGGCGCCCATGCCCCGGTACCGCCTTATGGGCGGGCGGCTGCGGCGAACGCCGGGCATCCTCACCAACCAGACGGCGATACTGGGCCCGGCGGGCGAGCTGATCGGGGTGGCTGACAAGGCGCATCTCACGCCCGGCGAGGAGGCGAGCGGCGTGGACCTCAGCTCCGGCGACCTAGAGGAGCTGCGGGTCTTTCCGACCCCGGTAGGCGACCTGGGGGTGGCCATCAGCCTCGACGCCTTCCGCCCCGATGTGATCGGCCGCCTGGAGGCGCAGGGCTGCACAGTGCTGCTGCAACCCGACGCCAACAGCCAGCACTGGACCGATCTGGAGGGACTGCCGCCCGACCCCGCGCGGGTGCGCGACCTGCCGGTCGCGTGGCTCGAATCGAGCTGGACCGCCACCACCACGGGGCACAACATCCGCTACGCGGTCAACCCGATGGTGGTCGGCAACCTGCTGGACCTGACCTTTGACGGCCAGAGCGCCATCACCGGCCGCGCCGAGGACGCCCCCGAGCTGCGCTCCTATGTGCTGACCGAGCCTCGCCCCGGCTTCCTGGCCCTGGCCCCCTGGGCTGCGCAGGGCACGCCGGACGAGTTGCGCCGCGCGGGCCTGGCCCGCGCCGCCGGCAGCGGGCATCCGCTGGAGAACAGCTACCGCACCGACGTCCTGTCGGCTGACCTGCACCTGCCGCCCAGCCGCGTGCCCATGCCGCCGCGCACGCCGCATGAGGAAGCGCTCGCGGCCCTCCTGCGCGGCGAACTTCGGGCCTCGGTCCCCGCGTCCAGCTGGGGGGTAGGGGCCCTAGCGGCGCTGCTTGTGGCCGGGGCCGCCTGGGTCAGATGGCGTAAGCGTTGACAATCCGGGGGGCCGTCCCTATACTTCCTTTCGCGCTCAGGGAGGCACCTGAGAGCGCCCACCGCAAGGGGGGTTGGCCGAGTGGTTGAAGGCAACGGTCTTGAAAACCGTAGTGGGGCAACCTACCGGGGGTTCGAATCCCTCACCCCTCGCCAGGACCCAACCGAGCAGTCGGGGTATGACAATCTGGAGAGATGGGTGAGCGGTTTAAACCAAGCGTTTGCTAAACGCTCGTAGGGGTTATACCCTACCGCGAGTTCGAATCTCGCTCTCTCCGCCAAGCAGTATCCGCCTCAACAATGTGCCCGTAGCTCAGCTGGATAGAGAATCCCTTCGGGCACACCAGACAGAAAGTCCGCCTCACGGCGGGCTTTCTTCTTTTGCTTCATACAACGATTCCCCCGATTTTGGGAGGCTTGCAGCTACCGCACAGCTACCACCGCAGCCGAGAGCCGGAGCAGCCACTCGCCACCCTGAGCCGGAGACGGGACCACTTGAGCTTGAGGGGACTCGGGGATCAACCTCGGCCAAGCAGCCCGATCATCATCGAGCACTGGGCCGTACACGTCCCGCCAGAGCCAGACCCAAAGTTCGCCAGATACGCCCCATGTAAGGCACAAGGAGGCCCCTCGGCTAAGGAACCCGGCCCGGTCCCCGCCTCTGCCACTGCTGACCCATTCCCGCTCGTACCGTTGAAAGATGGCGAAGTGTGCCTGCGCCTGCGGGTCAAGTCGCTGCCACTCCAGTACCACCCGTTCTGCCCATCCATCCCAAGAGTCACGCCAGACCGAATCAACATTCAGGCTGGCGCGATCAAGGCGACGTTTCTGTGTCGCATTCAACTGGTTTCCTCCTGGGCGAGCAGCGCCTCCTCAACCGCAGCGAGACGAGCCTCTTGCTCTCCGACCTCCAGCACCCGCATCAGCGACGAAGCTGCCTGAGTAATCGAGTGGATGGCCTTCAGTCTGTACGCCTTGTCCTCGTCGTCGAGCATCTCCTCAGCTCTGTCTAGCGCCTTATTCAGGACATTGGTGATGCGCTCCAGATCGATCGGCAGCTTGGCACGGTTGGCAATTCGGCCAAGGTAGGTGCGGTGGGTTGGGGTCCCCCCACCTTTCAACCCTGCCATTACTCCAACCCTCCCCGACGTCGGGCTTCTGCACGGCGCGCATCGCGCTTGATGACTTCAAGCCGGTTCGCTTCGTTCACGCGCTCCAGCTCTGCACCCTGAAGTAAGAAAGCAAGGTGCGTGGCAGTAGCAGACTCGATCTGGCTGCGGGAATCTTTGCCAGGAGTGTTCCGCAGCGGGAGAGTGTACGCCTGCTCTGTCTCCCGACGTAATTCCCTGTCCACCGGGGGAACAATCAGCCGCAGAGGAGCAGTCTCCAACTCGGCATTGCCAAGGTGCTTGTTTGCCTGCTCCGGACTCAGGCCCAATTG includes:
- a CDS encoding nitrilase-related carbon-nitrogen hydrolase, whose translation is MPASESSARAFCVVAVQPWWAASDFVSAPAFQAWMRAQLEAARPLIAPDRPTLVVLTELNGLPLVLRGAGWATRLGTFERAATALFLARMFRTLPIVLRERVSPIRALQLAGADANTALYLRTCRDLAREYGVYLCCGSAPMPRYRLMGGRLRRTPGILTNQTAILGPAGELIGVADKAHLTPGEEASGVDLSSGDLEELRVFPTPVGDLGVAISLDAFRPDVIGRLEAQGCTVLLQPDANSQHWTDLEGLPPDPARVRDLPVAWLESSWTATTTGHNIRYAVNPMVVGNLLDLTFDGQSAITGRAEDAPELRSYVLTEPRPGFLALAPWAAQGTPDELRRAGLARAAGSGHPLENSYRTDVLSADLHLPPSRVPMPPRTPHEEALAALLRGELRASVPASSWGVGALAALLVAGAAWVRWRKR